A DNA window from Bifidobacteriaceae bacterium contains the following coding sequences:
- a CDS encoding DUF5719 family protein, with translation MFVVRRIAAILAALLVVAGAVGMVAADRAWPPEAGVAGSPGVVEVPPGNAQVVCAGSLKLPGDGAGEIAYDQRFDPNPTGVDSINRGLVAGRGGGESQVLDEQSAAIPLGAQAGRVRIANEPVGDAPIRLTAFVGQDDSAAAPPAAAGAVFQHLADGDLRGVAAAPCIPASSEAWVVAGSTETGSSARLLLTNGGLTNVRADLTLWDGAGLVQAVGLTGLTVPPLSQRAVLLEAYVGDARRLAVKVTATGGDLAVFLQHSRLQGLIQGGVELATPGAGPSQEAIVPALSVTESTFDSTRTSAIRVLNPGDQPATVSVELWGPDGPTTLPGLEEALVNPGVVTDLSLGGLPAGTYAALIRSDQPIVAAGLSLRAGAEDQPEEFAWTPTAASSAQGYVVLPGADLDALLVVAAPADTTLELTPIDQAGGAGAPQTIQVAALTSQALTLAESGADLDSAALQFHWEGPEGVLALVVTAADPTGEMISAAVPTALVVDAKPVRVYPDRL, from the coding sequence ATGTTCGTGGTCAGGCGAATCGCGGCCATCTTGGCGGCTTTGCTGGTGGTGGCCGGGGCGGTCGGAATGGTCGCGGCGGACCGCGCGTGGCCGCCCGAGGCAGGCGTCGCCGGGTCGCCCGGCGTGGTCGAGGTCCCTCCCGGAAACGCCCAGGTGGTTTGCGCGGGCAGTCTCAAATTGCCCGGCGACGGGGCGGGCGAGATCGCCTATGACCAGCGCTTTGACCCAAACCCGACCGGGGTCGACTCGATCAACCGCGGGCTGGTGGCCGGGCGGGGAGGCGGGGAATCCCAAGTTCTGGACGAGCAGTCGGCCGCCATCCCGCTGGGGGCGCAGGCCGGCCGGGTTCGCATCGCCAACGAGCCGGTGGGGGACGCCCCGATCCGTTTGACGGCCTTCGTGGGCCAAGACGACTCGGCCGCGGCCCCGCCGGCGGCGGCGGGGGCGGTTTTCCAGCACCTAGCCGACGGCGACCTGCGCGGCGTGGCCGCCGCGCCTTGCATCCCAGCCAGCTCGGAGGCCTGGGTCGTGGCCGGGTCGACGGAGACGGGGTCCTCGGCTCGGCTCTTGCTGACCAACGGGGGTCTGACGAACGTCCGGGCGGACCTGACGCTTTGGGACGGTGCCGGACTGGTCCAGGCGGTCGGTCTGACAGGGCTGACGGTGCCGCCGCTGTCGCAGCGGGCGGTGCTGCTGGAGGCCTACGTGGGCGACGCGCGCCGATTGGCGGTCAAGGTCACCGCCACCGGCGGCGACTTGGCCGTTTTCTTGCAGCACTCGCGCCTGCAAGGTCTGATTCAAGGGGGCGTGGAACTGGCCACGCCGGGCGCGGGGCCGTCCCAAGAGGCGATCGTGCCGGCGCTCAGCGTCACCGAGTCGACCTTCGACTCCACCAGGACCTCCGCCATCAGGGTCTTGAACCCCGGCGACCAACCCGCCACCGTGAGCGTCGAACTGTGGGGGCCGGACGGCCCCACCACCTTGCCGGGACTCGAGGAGGCCTTGGTCAACCCGGGCGTGGTGACGGACTTGTCGCTCGGGGGCCTTCCCGCCGGGACGTATGCGGCCCTGATCCGTTCCGACCAGCCGATCGTGGCCGCGGGCCTGTCGCTGCGGGCCGGGGCCGAAGACCAGCCGGAGGAATTCGCGTGGACCCCCACGGCGGCATCGTCGGCTCAAGGCTACGTGGTCCTGCCGGGCGCGGACCTGGACGCGCTGCTGGTGGTCGCGGCGCCCGCCGACACGACCTTGGAGTTGACGCCGATCGACCAGGCGGGCGGCGCGGGAGCGCCGCAGACCATCCAGGTCGCGGCCCTGACCAGCCAAGCGTTGACTCTGGCGGAGTCTGGCGCCGACCTCGACTCGGCGGCGCTGCAGTTCCATTGGGAGGGCCCCGAGGGCGTCCTGGCCTTGGTGGTCACGGCGGCCGATCCGACGGGTGAGATGATCTCCGCCGCGGTGCCGACGGCCCTGGTCGT